From the genome of Anopheles moucheti chromosome 3, idAnoMoucSN_F20_07, whole genome shotgun sequence, one region includes:
- the LOC128302042 gene encoding structural maintenance of chromosomes protein 3 — protein sequence MHIKQVIIQGFKSYREQTVVEPFDKRHNVVVGRNGSGKSNFFYAIQFVLSDEFTHLRPEQRQALLHEGTGPRAMSAYVEIIFDNSDNRVPIDKEEIYLRRVIGAKKDQYFLNKKVVPRSEVVNLLESAGFSNSNPYYIVKQGKINQMATAPDSHRLKLLREVAGTRVYDERKEESMNLLRESEGKLEKISEYLRTIEDRLKTLEEEKEELSEYQKWDKARRTLEYVIYETELRETRKQLEELDTQRKSSGDKQMLLTQEIQKAQERLKNSQKSLKDAKKDVVTAKDEKSVLATEHQQLLREKTKLDLTISDLSDEVQGDNKSKERAEQELERLKITIAEKEKELEQVRPRYEAMRRKEEECSRELNLKEQKRKELYAKQGRGSQFSSKEERDKWIQGELKSLNKQIKDKISHQNKLQDDLKKDISKQSELEKKIQEHTESFEQLRVQIDEHNKNFYELKKKKDHYQSLRNDIWKKETAVTQTLSGYKEELARADQALRSMAGKPILNGRDSVRKVLESFQQRGREYADIANAYYGPVIENFNCDKSIYTAVEVTAGNRLFHHIVESDRVGTQILKEMNKQKLPGEVTFMPLNRLQVKIHDYPEDPDSIPMISKLKYEEQYDKALRYIFGKTLICRNLERATELAKSTGLDCVTLEGDQVSSKGSLTGGYFNTSRSRLEMQKKRSEYSQLIQEHDKELSDFRGELKQTEANINSIVSEMQKTETKQGKSKDAFEKIQADIRLMKDELSRIERFRSPKERSLAQCKANLEAMTSTKEGLENELHQELMSQLSVQDQHEVDSLNDEIRRLNQENKEAFTSRMSLEVTKNKLENLLTNNLFRRKDELVQALQEISVEDRKRQLTNCRNEVVATEKRIKKVLSDTEEVDRKLSEALKQQKTQQKELETWIQKEKEAQEKLEEDGKRMEKWATKENMLHQKIDECTEKIAGLGALPNVDASYQKMSLKSLFKELEKANQHLKKYNHVNKKALDQFLSFSEQKEKLYKRKAELDVGKDKICELMQLLEARKVEAIQFTFRQVAANFSEVFKKLVPQGNGHLILRTTNDAEGNDMEREVETSDEFTGIGIRVSFTQVDAEMREMNQLSGGQKSLVALALIFAIQKCDPAPFYLFDEIDQALDAQHRSAVADMIHEQSDRAQFITTTFRPELMEKAHKFYGVRFRNKVSHVDCVTKEVARDFVDDDTTHG from the exons ATGCATATAAAACAG GTCATCATACAGGGCTTCAAGAGCTACCGGGAGCAAACCGTCGTGGAGCCCTTCGACAAACGACACAATGTCGTGGTGGGTCGAAATGGATCGGGCAAGAGCAATTTCTTCTACGCAATTCAGTTTGTCCTTAGCGACGAGTTTACGCATCTGCGCCCAGAGCAAAGGCAGGCACTGCTTCACGAGGGAACTGGCCCGAGAGCAATGTCCGCTTACGTGGAAATCATTTTCGACAACTCGGACAATCGCGTTCCGATCGACAAGGAAGAAATTTATCTGCGCCGAGTGATCGGAGCCAAGAAAGACCAATATTTCCTCAACAAGAAGGTGGTGCCACGTTCGGAGGTAGTCAATCTGCTGGAATCGGCCGGATTTTCCAACTCCAACCCGTACTACATCGTGAAGCAGGGTAAAATCAATCAGATGGCAACGGCACCGGATTCGCATCGATTGAAGCTGCTCCGTGAAGTGGCCGGAACGCGTGTGTACGACGAGCGTAAGGAAGAATCGATGAATTTGCTGCGTGAAAGCGAAGGCAAGCTGGAGAAGATTTCCGAATATTTGCGTACGATCGAAGACCGGCTGAAGACGCTGGAGGAGGAGAAGGAAGAATTGTCCGAATATCAGAAGTGGGACAAGGCGCGTCGAACCCTCGAGTACGTCATTTACGAAACGGAGCTGCGGGAAACACGCAAACAGCTGGAAGAGCTGGACACGCAGCGGAAATCGTCCGGCGACAAACAAATGCTTCTGACGCAGGAAATCCAAAAAGCACAGGAACGTCTGAAAAATTCCCAGAAATCGTTGAAAGATGCCAAGAAGGATGTAGTGACAGCAAAGGACGAAAAGTCGGTACTAGCGACCGAACATCAGCAACTGCTGCGTGAAAAAACCAAGCTAGATCTAACGATTTCCGACCTCTCGGATGAGGTGCAGGGCGATAACAAATCGAAGGAACGGGCCGAGCAGGAACTGGAGCGACTTAAGATCACGATCGCGGAGAAGGAAAAGGAGCTGGAACAGGTACGGCCACGGTACGAAGCAATGCGCCGAAAGGAGGAGGAATGTTCGCGTGAGTTGAATCTGAAGGAGCAAAAGCGCAAGGAACTGTACGCAAAGCAGGGCCGTGGGTCACAGTTTTCGTCCAAGGAGGAACGTGACAAGTGGATCCAGGGTGAGCTGAAATCGCTGAACAAACAGATCAAGGATAAGATTTCGCATCAGAACAAACTGCAGGATGATCTGAAGAAGGACATTTCGAAGCAGAGTGAGCTGGAGAAGAAAATCCAGGAGCATACGGAATCTTTCGAGCAGCTGCGGGTTCAGATCGATGAGCACAATAAGAACTTTTACgagctgaagaagaaaaaggatcaTTATCAGAGTTTGAGGAATGATATATGGAAGAAGGAAACAGCGGTGACGCAGACTTTGTCGGGATATAAGGAGGAATTGGCACGGGCAGATCAGGCTCTTCGATCGATGGCTGGTAAGCCGATTCTAAATGGTCGCGATTCGGTGCGCAAAGTGTTGGAAAGCTTCCAGCAGCGTGGCCGTGAGTATGCGGACATTGCTAACGCGTACTATGGTCCGGTGATTGAGAACTTTAACTGCGACAAATCGATCTACACGGCAGTTGAGGTGACGGCCGGTAACCGGTTGTTTCATCACATCGTCGAATCGGACCGCGTCGGTACACAGATTCTGAAGGagatgaacaaacaaaagctacCGGGCGAGGTGACGTTTATGCCATTGAACCGGCTGCAGGTAAAGATCCACGACTATCCGGAAGATCCCGATTCGATACCGATGATTTCGAAGCTTAAGTACGAAGAGCAGTACGATAAAGCGTTGCGATACATCTTTGGAAAGACGCTCATCTGCCGTAATTTGGAGCGTGCAACCGAGCTGGCCAAAAGCACCGGTCTCGATTGCGTAACGCTCGAGGGTGATCAGGTCTCGTCGAAGGGATCACTTACGGGTGGGTACTTTAACACGTCCCGGTCGCGGTTGGAGATGCAGAAGAAACGGTCCGAGTACAGCCAGCTGATACAGGAGCACGATAAGGAGCTGTCCGACTTTCGGGGTGAGTTGAAGCAAACCGAAGCGAACATTAACTCGATCGTGTCGGAGATGCAAAAGACGGAAACGAAGCAGGGCAAGTCGAAGGATGCGTTCGAGAAGATACAGGCGGACATACGGTTGATGAAGGATGAATTGTCGCGCATTGAACGTTTCCGCAGCCCGAAGGAACGTTCGTTGGCCCAGTGTAAAGCGAATCTGGAAGCGATGACCAGCACCAAGGAGGGACTGGAGAACGAGCTGCATCAGGAGCTGATGTCACAGCTGTCGGTACAGGATCAGCACGAGGTCGATTCGCTGAACGATGAAATTCGTCGTTTGAACCAGGAGAACAAGGAAGCCTTCACGTCGCGTATGAGCCTGGAGGTGACGAAGAACAAGCTGGAGAATTTGCTCACGAACAATCTGTTCCGGCGCAAGGATGAGCTCGTGCAGGCACTGCAAGAAATATCCGTTGAGGATCGCAAGCGCCAGCTAACGAACTGCCGGAATGAGGTGGTTGCGACAGAAAAGCGCATCAAGAAGGTGCTTTCCGACACGGAGGAAGTCGATCGCAAGCTTAGCGAAGCGCTAAAGCAACAGAAAACGCAACAGAAAGAGCTCGAAACCTGGATCCAGAAGGAGAAGGAAGCCCAGGAAAAGCTGGAAGAGGACGGCAAGCGCATGGAGAAGTGGGCAACGAAGGAAAATATGCTACACCAGAAGATCGACGAATGCACGGAAAAGATTGCCGGGTTGGGTGCACTCCCGAACGTGGATGCCAGCTACCAGAAGATGTCACTGAAGTCACTGTTCAAGGAGCTGGAAAAGGCGAACCAGCATCTGAAGAAGTATAACCACGTGAACAAGAAAGCGCTCGATCAGTTTCTGAGCTTTTCCGAGCAGAAGGAAAAGCTGTACAAGCGTAAGGCGGAACTGGACGTGGGCAAGGATAAGATCTGCGAGTTGATGCAGCTGCTCGAGGCGCGTAAAGTGGAAGCGATTCAGTTTACGTTCCGGCAGGTAGCGGCCAACTTTTCCGAGGTATTTAAGAAGCTGGTTCCCCAGGGCAATGGACACTTGATACTGCGCACCACGAATGATGCGGAGGGTAACGATATGGAGCGTGAGGTCGAAACGTCCGATGAGTTCACCGGTATCGGTATACGCGTGTCCTTTACGCAGGTCGATGCGGAGATGCGTGAAATGAATCAACTTTCCGGAGGGCAGAAATCGTTAGTCGCGCTAGCACTGATCTTCGCTATCCAGAAGTGTGATCCGGCGCCGTTCTATCTGTTCGATGAAATCGATCAAGCGCTGGATGCACAGCATCGCAGTGCGGTCGCGGATATGATACACGAGCAGAGCGATCGGGCCCAGTTCATTACGACCACCTTCCGACCGGAACTGATGGAGAAGGCGCACAAGTTTTACGGTGTGCGGTTCCGCAACAAGGTAAGTCACGTGGATTGCGTCACGAAGGAAGTTGCGCGCGACTTCGTTGATGATGATACGACGCACGGTTAA
- the LOC128304655 gene encoding DNA primase large subunit, with amino-acid sequence MINSRQNYLNAKRFSADLALEHIIPHNVCFYLIPPIVDLTIDEFEKLALERLKMLRLLEQATAKNPKVFSDAWRDEVLADVNQAGLRTYAKLARGNLNDDVSKAARRRDYLSHFILRFAYCRSEELRKWFVAREMELFRLKFGALSSRDVKDFLEVYELDYKPLPDEEKLEISEQLCASTFNLTRLKIETQDFYAVHFTEVLNLVRDRKCFLKGGTAYITLEHFAHVIGKKHQQLIEDGLKGHLRLLPTLEIDERFSMLLKSIHTSYTGKNYTVAKTGAVPIESLDQLSKKSYALCMRNVHDTLRATHHLKHVGRMQYTLFLKAIGVTMEDALRFWREELTRGKVPIEKFEKEYAYSIRHNYGKEGSRINYSPFSCMKVITTPIGPGETHGCPFKNLDPSSLKMKLTGYGLTTLDADEVTGYAAKGHYQIACGKYFELLHETKLDEGINHPNQYFELSQLTMNGKERSRQGHAQSKNRSQPNSQSTQDGGSSFVIDTSTLNGAEEDLELWEIMESNDKEADKDVTIRDDSVPSDVKKQLTPNQTKSTQEWEDDDFDMLEFNE; translated from the coding sequence ATGATAAACTCCAGACAAAACTATCTGAACGCAAAGCGTTTTTCGGCGGATCTGGCGCTCGAACACATCATACCGCACAATGTGTGCTTCTATTTGATTCCCCCCATTGTGGATCTTACGATCGATGAGTTTGAAAAGCTGGCACTGGAAAGGTTGAAGATGCTGCGACTGCTGGAACAGGCGACGGCCAAAAACCCGAAAGTATTTTCCGATGCCTGGCGCGATGAGGTTCTCGCCGATGTTAACCAAGCCGGGCTGCGTACGTACGCCAAACTGGCCCGCGGAAATTTAAACGATGATGTAAGCAAAGCCGCTCGTCGAAGAGATTATTTGTCACATTTTATACTACGGTTTGCCTACTGCCGGTCGGAAGAGCTGCGCAAATGGTTCGTGGCTCGGGAGATGGAACTGTTCAGGCTGAAGTTTGGCGCCTTGTCGTCGCGTGATGTGAAAGATTTCCTGGAGGTGTACGAGCTGGACTACAAACCGCTGCCGGATGAAGAAAAGCTGGAAATTTCGGAACAACTGTGTGCCAGCACATTCAACCTAACACGGCTGAAGATCGAAACACAGGATTTCTACGCGGTTCACTTCACCGAAGTGTTGAACCTGGTGCGCGATCGCAAGTGTTTCCTGAAAGGGGGCACCGCTTACATTACGCTGGAACACTTTGCACACGTAATCGGCAAGAAGCACCAGCAGCTGATTGAGGACGGCCTAAAGGGCCATCTGAGATTGCTGCCCACGCTGGAAATCGACGAACGGTTTTCGATGCTGCTGAAATCGATCCACACATCGTACACGGGCAAGAACTACACGGTCGCCAAAACGGGAGCAGTGCCGATCGAGAGTCTCGATCAGCTGTCGAAGAAATCGTACGCTCTATGTATGCGCAACGTGCACGATACGCTGCGCGCGACACATCACCTCAAGCACGTCGGTCGGATGCAGTACACGCTGTTCCTGAAAGCGATTGGCGTTACGATGGAGGACGCGTTACGTTTCTGGCGTGAAGAGCTCACGCGCGGCAAGGTACCGATCGAGAAGTTTGAGAAAGAGTACGCGTATTCCATTCGGCATAACTACGGCAAGGAAGGATCGCGCATCAATTATTCTCCATTTTCCTGCATGAAGGTGATCACCACACCGATCGGTCCGGGTGAAACGCACGGTTGTCCGTTTAAAAATCTCGATCCGAGTTCGCTCAAGATGAAACTGACCGGGTACGGACTAACGACACTGGATGCGGACGAGGTTACAGGATATGCGGCGAAGGGCCATTATCAGATAGCGTGCGGGAAGTACTTCGAGCTGCTGCACGAAACGAAGCTGGACGAGGGCATTAATCATCCGAACCAGTACTTCGAACTTAGCCAGCTGACGATGAATGGCAAGGAACGATCAAGGCAAGGTCACGCACAGTCTAAAAACCGGAGTCAACCGAACAGCCAATCTACACAGGATGGTGGTTCGAGCTTTGTGATTGATACAAGCACACTAAACGGTGCGGAGGAAGATCTGGAACTTTGGGAAATTATGGAATCAAATGATAAGGAGGCGGATAAGGATGTTACGATACGCGATGATTCTGTACCGAGCGACGTCAAGAAGCAGCTGactccaaaccaaaccaaatcgACCCAGGAATGGGAAGACGATGATTTCGATATGCTAGAGTTTAACGAGTAA
- the LOC128303514 gene encoding transcription factor Jra has product MRNNVLNSKHPNNNNTMESFYEDNNAQFVPSTTNGVTTGNGNGLKRPATLELNLAPGKARKTRYNTSVTMPSVLPSPDMQMLKLVSPELEKIISTNATLPTPTPSAIIFPPSATSEQQQFAKGFEDALLSIHKKDTQEQFAKGFEDALQSIHKKDTTSKLNTNNNNNSNTSNNNNSHVPVERLCPTVPTTAVVTVNNLTSTVLSSGHNNGMSGGEITYTNLDYPGVVKEEPQATSSNQSPPVSPIDMESQERIKLERKRLRNRVAASKCRRRKLERISKLEDRVKELKAQNSELGGVVCSLKQHIFQLKQQVIEHHNSGCTITLVGKF; this is encoded by the exons ATGCGAAACAACGTGTTGAACAGCAAGCAccctaacaacaacaacacgatGGAGTCGTTTTACGAGGACAATAATGCCCAGTTCGTACCGTCCACCACGAACGGTGTGACGACGGGCAACGGCAACGGGTTGAAGCGGCCTGCCACGCTCGAGCTAAACCTTGCCCCCGGGAAGGCGCGTAAAACCCGCTACAATACATCGGTCACCATGCCTTCGGTGCTGCCATCGCCCGATATGCAGATGCTGAAGCTGGTATCACCGGAGTTGGAGAAAATCATTAGCACCAATGCGACTTTGCCCACGCCGACACCCAGTGCCATTATCTTTCCACCTTCGGCAACCtccgagcagcagcagtttgCCAAGGGCTTCGAGGATGCACTGTTGTCCATCCACAAGAAGGACACGCAGGAACAGTTTGCGAAGGGTTTCGAAGATGCGCTGCAGTCCATCCACAAGAAGGACACGACCAGCAAGCTTaacacgaacaacaacaataacagcaaTACcagtaataataacaatagTCACGTGCCGGTGGAACGGCTTTGTCCAACGGTCCCCACAACAGCCGTTGTAACGGTAAACAATCTCACTAGTACGGTCTTATCTTCCGGTCACAATAATGGCATGAGCGGTGGAGAAATAACGTACACCAATTTGG ATTACCCGGGAGTTGTAAAGGAGGAACCACAGGCTACCTCCAGCAACCAATCGCCCCCCGTAAGCCCGATCGATATGGAGTCGCAGGAACGTATCAAGTTGGAAAGGAAACGGTTGCGAAACCGGGTGGCCGCCTCCAAGTGCCGGCGGCGAAAGCTGGAACGCATTTCCAAGCTGGAGGATCGCGTAAAGGAACTGAAGGCACAAAATTCCGAACTGGGCGGTGTGGTGTGCAGTCTGAAGCAGCACATATTCCAGCTGAAGCAGCAAGTGATCGAACATCACAATTCCGGCTGTACGATCACGCTGGTGGGCAAGTTCTGA